The following coding sequences are from one Vibrio syngnathi window:
- the mukB gene encoding chromosome partition protein MukB, whose amino-acid sequence MIERGKYQSLTMINWNGFFARTFDIDGLVTTLSGGNGAGKSTTMAAFITALIPDQSLLHFRNTTEAGSSQSSRDKGLYGKLQPGACYAALDVVNSRNQRLLFAVKLQQVAGRDKKVDIKPFVIQGLPSHVKPTDVLIQNVSDSHARVCQLSDVKAAVAQYEGAHFKAFSSIVDYHSQMFEYGVVPKKLRNSSDRSKFYRLIEASLYGGISSAITRSLRDYLLPQNGGVKKAFQDMESALRENRMTLEAIKTTQSDRDLFKHLITESTNYVAADYMRHANDRRNKLDQTMKFRGELFGSRETLLDQNNLLNRVQEELELLVDQESALEQDYQAASDHLQLVQTALRQQEKIARYSEDLEELNERLEEQMMVVEEAQERVLLAEEQATITEEEVDSLKTQLADYQQALDVQQTRALQYQQAVQALEKTKQLLGDESITAESALTLVSELKAQEESSTQTLLSTKHKLDMSSAASAQFDKALSLVKSIVGDVERKDASHSAKQALEKGRNAKHVVENEQQWRAQHRDMARDVAQQRQAKELATEYQKQHNISLTDEAVFDEERERHAMQIESLEYAQEELREAKSEQRRVQQNHDQEIQKLEAIAPAWITANDALEALRDQTDAELEDSQAVMTQMQQVLENEKSQAVAKDQLATRRAELEQEIERLASPGGSNDPRLKGLADTLGGVLLSEIYDDITIGDAPYFSAMYGPARHAIVVSDLDGIKEKLVDLDDCPEDLYILEGDVDAFDDSSFNADELEGAVCVQLNDRQMRYSRFPEIPLFGRAAREQRLEKLREERDVVVENHAKAAFDAQKLNRLYQAFNNFVAKHLHVAFNADPEQALVSIRDKRNQIVRSLAELDSKEQQQRSQLLQSKQALGALDKLAPMVRILEDETLAERLAELEAQLERLSEAKSYLNTHGKALTSLEQIVSALDADPEQFEALEAQYQHADQALQSLKGKVFALSDLIERRHYFAYADSVDLLNKSSELSEQLKAKLVQAEQARTKGRDGLKQAREQMNQYNQVLAALKSSHQAKQETVQEFKQELQEFGVNADEGAEERAVRRRDELQERLHTSRSRKSEYERTITSTELEMKALAKRLKKVQKEYTELRTFVVAAKAGWCSVLRLARENDVERRLHKRELAYLTAGELRSMSDKSLGALRLAVADNDDLRDSLRLSEDNAHPERKVLFYIAVYQHLRERIRQDIIHTDDPVEAIEEMEVELARLTEELTQRENRLAISSESVASIIKKTIQREQNRIRMLNQGLSNIYFGQVKGVRLNVKIRESHEILLSGLATQQEQHKDLFESTRFTFSEAMAKLFQRVNPHIDMGQRSPQVLGEELLDYRNYLELSVEVNRGSDGWLQAESGALSTGEAIGTGQSILLMVIQSWEEESRRLRSKDIVPCRLLFLDEAARLDSKSISTLFELCDRLGMQLLIAAPENISPEKGTTYKLVRKVFKDHEHVHVVGLRGFAQNKPVSPVQELIETP is encoded by the coding sequence ATGATTGAAAGAGGTAAGTATCAATCATTAACCATGATCAACTGGAACGGCTTCTTTGCGCGTACTTTTGATATTGATGGATTGGTTACAACGCTTTCTGGCGGTAACGGTGCGGGTAAGTCGACCACAATGGCGGCATTCATCACCGCACTTATTCCAGACCAAAGCCTTCTGCACTTCCGTAACACAACGGAAGCGGGTAGTTCGCAGTCTTCTCGTGACAAAGGTCTTTACGGTAAGCTTCAACCTGGCGCATGTTATGCCGCGCTAGATGTGGTGAACTCTCGTAATCAACGCCTATTGTTTGCGGTAAAACTGCAGCAAGTTGCGGGTCGTGATAAGAAAGTAGACATCAAACCATTTGTTATCCAAGGCCTTCCAAGCCACGTGAAACCAACGGATGTATTGATTCAGAACGTTTCAGACAGCCACGCACGTGTATGTCAGTTGAGCGACGTGAAAGCGGCGGTTGCACAATACGAAGGCGCGCATTTTAAAGCATTTTCTTCGATTGTTGATTACCACTCACAGATGTTTGAATACGGTGTGGTTCCAAAGAAACTGCGTAACAGCAGTGACCGTTCTAAGTTCTACCGTTTGATTGAAGCATCGCTTTACGGCGGTATCTCAAGTGCGATTACACGTTCTCTGCGTGATTACCTTCTGCCGCAAAATGGCGGTGTGAAGAAAGCATTCCAAGATATGGAATCAGCACTGCGTGAAAACCGCATGACGCTAGAAGCGATCAAAACGACTCAGTCGGATCGTGACCTGTTCAAGCACTTGATCACTGAATCTACGAATTACGTGGCAGCAGATTACATGCGCCATGCCAACGATCGTCGTAACAAGCTTGATCAAACAATGAAGTTCCGTGGCGAACTGTTTGGTTCTCGTGAAACCTTGCTTGATCAAAACAACTTGTTGAACCGCGTTCAAGAAGAGCTTGAGCTGTTGGTCGATCAAGAATCGGCATTAGAGCAAGACTATCAAGCGGCTTCGGATCATCTTCAATTGGTTCAAACAGCACTTCGTCAGCAAGAGAAAATCGCTCGTTACAGCGAAGATCTAGAAGAGCTTAATGAACGTCTAGAAGAGCAGATGATGGTGGTTGAAGAAGCTCAAGAGCGAGTACTTCTTGCTGAAGAACAGGCAACCATAACTGAAGAAGAAGTGGATAGCCTGAAAACTCAGCTTGCTGACTACCAACAAGCGTTGGATGTTCAGCAGACTCGTGCGCTTCAATACCAGCAAGCGGTTCAAGCACTAGAGAAAACTAAGCAACTACTTGGTGATGAGTCTATTACGGCAGAAAGCGCATTAACTCTGGTTTCTGAGCTAAAAGCACAAGAAGAATCAAGCACTCAAACGCTACTGTCTACTAAACATAAGCTAGACATGTCTTCTGCTGCGTCTGCACAGTTCGACAAAGCACTGTCTCTTGTTAAAAGCATCGTTGGTGATGTTGAGCGTAAAGACGCTTCTCACAGCGCTAAACAAGCGTTAGAGAAAGGCCGTAACGCAAAACACGTTGTTGAAAATGAACAGCAATGGCGTGCGCAGCACCGCGACATGGCGCGTGATGTGGCACAGCAGCGTCAAGCAAAAGAGCTGGCGACTGAATACCAAAAGCAACACAACATCTCACTGACTGACGAAGCGGTTTTCGATGAAGAACGTGAACGCCATGCTATGCAGATCGAGTCTCTTGAGTACGCTCAAGAAGAGCTGCGTGAAGCGAAGAGTGAGCAACGTCGTGTACAACAAAACCATGACCAAGAGATTCAAAAACTCGAGGCTATTGCTCCTGCGTGGATTACAGCTAATGACGCACTTGAAGCACTCAGAGATCAAACAGACGCTGAGCTAGAAGATAGCCAAGCAGTTATGACTCAAATGCAGCAAGTGCTTGAAAACGAGAAATCTCAAGCGGTAGCAAAAGATCAGTTGGCAACGCGCCGAGCTGAGCTTGAGCAAGAAATTGAACGTTTAGCGTCTCCAGGTGGCTCTAACGATCCTCGCTTGAAGGGCTTAGCGGATACACTGGGTGGCGTGCTGCTTTCTGAGATCTACGATGACATTACCATTGGTGATGCACCGTACTTTAGTGCGATGTATGGCCCAGCTCGTCACGCAATTGTGGTTTCGGACCTTGATGGCATTAAAGAGAAGCTGGTGGATCTCGATGATTGTCCAGAAGACCTTTACATCCTAGAAGGCGATGTAGACGCGTTTGATGATAGCTCATTCAATGCCGATGAGCTTGAAGGTGCGGTCTGTGTTCAGTTAAACGATCGTCAAATGCGTTACTCGCGCTTCCCTGAGATTCCATTGTTTGGTCGTGCGGCTCGTGAGCAACGATTAGAGAAATTACGCGAAGAGCGTGATGTTGTTGTGGAAAACCATGCGAAAGCGGCGTTTGATGCACAAAAGCTGAATCGCCTATACCAAGCGTTCAACAACTTTGTAGCTAAGCACCTACACGTTGCTTTTAACGCCGATCCTGAACAGGCGCTAGTGTCTATTCGCGATAAGCGTAACCAAATTGTTCGTTCTCTGGCAGAGCTAGACTCTAAAGAGCAGCAGCAACGTAGCCAACTTCTGCAAAGCAAGCAGGCACTCGGTGCGCTAGATAAATTAGCACCAATGGTTCGTATTTTAGAAGACGAAACATTGGCTGAGCGCTTAGCTGAATTAGAAGCACAACTTGAGCGTTTAAGCGAAGCTAAGTCTTACTTGAATACTCATGGCAAAGCGCTTACTTCACTAGAGCAAATTGTATCAGCACTCGATGCTGACCCAGAACAGTTCGAGGCACTAGAAGCACAATACCAACACGCTGACCAAGCTCTACAAAGCTTGAAAGGTAAAGTGTTTGCTCTGTCTGACTTAATCGAACGTCGTCACTACTTTGCTTACGCGGATTCTGTAGACCTGCTTAACAAGAGCAGCGAACTGAGTGAGCAATTGAAAGCGAAGTTGGTTCAAGCAGAACAAGCAAGAACCAAAGGCCGTGATGGCTTGAAGCAAGCTCGTGAACAGATGAACCAGTACAACCAAGTATTGGCAGCACTGAAGAGCTCACATCAAGCGAAACAAGAAACGGTTCAAGAGTTCAAACAAGAGCTACAAGAGTTTGGCGTCAATGCTGATGAAGGCGCTGAAGAGCGCGCTGTGCGTCGTCGTGACGAGCTTCAAGAGCGTCTACACACATCTCGCAGCCGTAAGAGTGAATACGAGCGTACGATTACGTCAACAGAACTTGAGATGAAAGCCCTGGCTAAGCGTCTTAAGAAAGTTCAGAAAGAGTACACCGAGCTTCGTACCTTCGTTGTTGCAGCAAAAGCCGGCTGGTGTTCAGTACTTCGTTTAGCTCGTGAGAATGACGTGGAACGTCGTCTTCATAAGCGTGAATTGGCTTACCTAACGGCGGGCGAACTTCGCTCAATGTCAGATAAATCACTAGGTGCGCTGCGTTTGGCTGTGGCTGACAATGACGACCTGCGTGATTCGCTGCGTCTATCTGAAGACAATGCACATCCAGAGCGTAAGGTTCTGTTCTACATTGCGGTTTACCAGCACCTTCGTGAGCGTATTCGCCAAGACATTATTCATACGGATGATCCGGTTGAAGCAATAGAAGAGATGGAAGTTGAGCTCGCTCGACTAACAGAAGAACTGACGCAGCGTGAAAACCGCCTGGCGATTAGCTCTGAGTCAGTAGCAAGTATCATCAAGAAAACGATTCAGCGCGAGCAGAACCGTATTCGAATGCTCAACCAAGGTCTGTCTAACATCTACTTTGGTCAGGTCAAGGGCGTACGTCTGAACGTTAAGATCCGTGAAAGCCATGAGATTTTGCTATCAGGGTTAGCGACTCAACAAGAGCAACACAAAGACTTGTTTGAATCAACGCGCTTTACCTTCTCAGAAGCGATGGCGAAGTTGTTCCAACGAGTGAACCCGCATATCGATATGGGTCAACGTTCTCCACAAGTTCTGGGTGAAGAGTTACTCGATTACCGTAACTACCTAGAGCTGAGTGTTGAAGTTAACCGTGGTTCAGATGGTTGGTTACAAGCGGAATCGGGTGCACTGTCTACGGGTGAAGCGATCGGTACGGGTCAATCTATCCTATTGATGGTTATCCAGAGCTGGGAAGAGGAGTCTCGTCGACTTCGTAGTAAAGACATTGTGCCATGTCGCTTGTTGTTCCTTGATGAAGCAGCACGTCTGGATTCTAAGTCGATTTCTACGCTGTTTGAACTGTGTGACCGTTTAGGTATGCAACTTCTGATTGCTGCGCCAGAAAATATTAGCCCAGAGAAAGGCACAACCTACAAACTGGTTCGTAAGGTCTTCAAAGATCACGAACATGTACACGTTGTTGGTCTGCGTGGTTTTGCTCAAAACAAACCAGTATCACCGGTTCAAGAGCTTATCGAAACACCTTAA
- a CDS encoding methyl-accepting chemotaxis protein: MTVKNKIMLTISGLICLTILVISTIGYFEFKSATTDDYRHNLSTKSFLVAKAVEGKMEAYFGALESISTSIHTDRSGNIMINPMLLKMMTNSKESLGVLNIYIGLPDGKTYDVKNQGIIPNFNAKQKQREWFNLGFSGAKRSVTNPYLATTGHLTMSVVIPFKARGETKAVIGLSLKMSDITDYINELSEEPNLFVSRQDGFLVAASYEDFIGENIYDLRPSYREHASKMTSEHSYNVPDKGDFYVVSSQIESLGWNIWAWASWDDIEAPSNAMVKINTIVGLIFACLGTGITFWLVTQLMYRPIGGEPQYIEALVSRISSGDLTNIPKLNGDETGIYRSTLEMAGNLQGIIGNIEQSSNSLSSQSSSLETSSNQLSTSSEEQMMQLEQVATAMNQMTATVAEVAQNAMQASSSSNEASLSSQSGLETVGDMNQQISLLVTNIEQVQESILGVEKETQNVGSILDVIRGIAEQTNLLALNAAIEAARAGEQGRGFAVVADEVRNLANKTQESTNEIQTMISSLQTQAKQSVELMVENAETAKATREKSDQASEMLNTIQLEIGNIQDMNNQIAAAAEEQSQVAVEINENVVNVNDLARATVDDVQQNVQTAQNVNNVSDELHQTIKMFKI, from the coding sequence ATGACCGTCAAAAATAAGATTATGCTAACAATTAGCGGCCTAATCTGTTTAACGATTTTAGTTATATCTACGATAGGATATTTCGAATTTAAGTCTGCCACTACGGATGACTACCGTCATAACTTGTCTACGAAATCGTTTCTTGTAGCCAAAGCTGTCGAAGGGAAAATGGAAGCGTATTTCGGCGCTTTGGAAAGCATTTCAACCAGTATCCACACTGATAGATCCGGTAACATCATGATCAACCCGATGCTGTTGAAAATGATGACGAACAGTAAAGAATCTCTTGGTGTTCTTAATATTTACATCGGTCTTCCTGATGGCAAAACTTACGACGTTAAAAATCAAGGTATCATTCCTAATTTTAATGCTAAGCAAAAACAACGCGAATGGTTCAACCTTGGTTTTTCAGGAGCAAAACGTTCCGTAACCAACCCTTATCTTGCAACGACAGGGCATTTGACCATGTCGGTTGTTATTCCTTTTAAAGCCAGAGGCGAAACGAAAGCCGTTATCGGCCTTAGTCTTAAAATGAGTGATATTACGGACTACATAAATGAGTTATCTGAAGAGCCAAACTTATTTGTCTCTCGCCAAGATGGTTTCCTTGTTGCCGCTAGCTATGAAGATTTTATTGGTGAAAATATCTATGACCTGCGACCTTCCTATCGTGAACACGCGAGTAAGATGACCAGTGAGCACTCTTACAATGTTCCAGATAAAGGCGACTTTTATGTCGTTTCGTCTCAAATTGAGTCGTTAGGCTGGAACATTTGGGCTTGGGCAAGTTGGGACGACATTGAAGCGCCTTCAAACGCCATGGTGAAAATCAATACGATTGTTGGTCTCATTTTTGCGTGTTTAGGAACAGGTATTACATTCTGGTTGGTGACACAACTGATGTATCGCCCTATTGGTGGGGAACCACAATACATCGAAGCTCTTGTTAGTCGAATTTCGTCAGGAGACCTGACCAATATCCCTAAGTTAAATGGTGATGAAACGGGGATCTACCGTTCAACTCTTGAAATGGCAGGTAACCTCCAAGGCATTATTGGCAATATTGAGCAGTCTTCAAACTCTCTCTCATCACAATCCTCATCTCTTGAGACCTCGTCAAATCAGTTAAGCACCTCATCAGAAGAACAAATGATGCAGCTGGAACAAGTTGCAACCGCGATGAATCAGATGACCGCAACTGTCGCTGAAGTCGCTCAAAATGCGATGCAGGCTTCATCATCATCCAATGAGGCAAGCCTTTCATCTCAGTCAGGCCTTGAGACTGTGGGTGACATGAACCAACAAATCAGCTTACTTGTAACGAATATTGAGCAGGTTCAAGAATCGATTCTTGGGGTAGAAAAAGAAACCCAAAATGTAGGTAGCATACTTGATGTTATTCGAGGTATTGCAGAGCAAACAAACTTGCTGGCTTTAAACGCAGCAATTGAAGCCGCTCGTGCTGGTGAGCAAGGTCGTGGCTTCGCCGTCGTGGCTGACGAGGTGCGTAACCTCGCTAACAAAACACAAGAAAGCACGAACGAAATACAAACCATGATTTCATCACTTCAAACTCAAGCAAAACAATCTGTTGAGCTTATGGTTGAAAACGCAGAGACAGCTAAAGCGACCCGTGAGAAGTCAGATCAAGCGAGTGAAATGCTGAATACTATTCAGCTCGAAATTGGCAACATTCAAGATATGAACAACCAGATTGCCGCTGCAGCAGAAGAACAATCGCAAGTGGCCGTTGAAATCAACGAAAATGTAGTGAATGTAAATGATTTGGCGCGAGCGACTGTCGATGACGTCCAGCAAAATGTTCAAACAGCGCAAAATGTTAATAATGTTTCGGACGAACTGCATCAAACGATAAAGATGTTTAAAATCTAA
- a CDS encoding alpha-L-glutamate ligase-like protein, with translation MFDQFTSPFKLKDKGIMGMNKRNHSYIGRYNDRSKYPLVDDKLKTKIIAEQAGATVPKLIGVISHQAEVKAIHKMVKEWPGFVIKPAQGSGGKGILVVVSHKDGVYTKPSGSTINEEDVERHISNALAGLFSLGGKNDVAVVENLIKFDECFEGFSYEGVPDVRIIVFKGYPVMAMMRLSTSDSDGKANLHQGAVGVGIDIATGKAVRAVQFDQPVTHHPDTGKELALLQVPHWEKLLTLASSAWEMTGLGYMGTDMVLDQEEGPMVLELNARPGLAIQIANGAGLLPRLHHIENLGTPAEYPKPAERVAYAAKQFGHK, from the coding sequence ATGTTTGATCAATTTACTTCACCGTTTAAGTTGAAAGACAAAGGCATAATGGGAATGAACAAGCGCAACCATAGTTATATTGGTCGCTATAATGATCGTTCCAAGTATCCACTCGTTGATGACAAGCTTAAGACTAAGATTATTGCTGAACAGGCTGGTGCCACCGTGCCAAAACTTATTGGCGTTATTAGCCACCAAGCTGAAGTAAAAGCAATCCACAAGATGGTTAAAGAGTGGCCTGGCTTTGTTATTAAGCCAGCGCAAGGAAGTGGCGGTAAAGGCATCCTTGTTGTGGTCTCACATAAAGATGGGGTTTACACCAAACCATCGGGCTCAACCATTAACGAAGAAGACGTAGAGCGTCACATCAGTAATGCTCTAGCCGGTCTTTTCTCACTAGGTGGTAAGAACGACGTAGCTGTAGTTGAAAACCTCATCAAGTTTGACGAGTGTTTCGAAGGCTTCAGTTACGAAGGCGTGCCAGATGTACGAATCATCGTATTTAAAGGCTACCCTGTGATGGCGATGATGCGTCTGTCCACTTCAGATTCAGATGGTAAAGCTAACTTGCACCAAGGTGCTGTTGGTGTGGGTATAGACATTGCGACAGGTAAAGCGGTTCGAGCGGTTCAGTTCGATCAGCCTGTTACACACCATCCAGATACGGGTAAAGAACTCGCGTTATTACAAGTTCCTCACTGGGAAAAGCTGTTAACTCTAGCATCAAGTGCTTGGGAAATGACGGGCTTAGGCTATATGGGTACTGACATGGTATTAGACCAAGAAGAAGGCCCTATGGTACTAGAACTTAATGCTCGACCTGGTTTAGCTATCCAAATCGCGAACGGCGCGGGGCTACTTCCTAGACTGCATCATATTGAAAACCTTGGCACGCCTGCTGAATATCCAAAACCTGCGGAGCGTGTTGCTTACGCTGCAAAACAGTTCGGTCACAAGTAG
- a CDS encoding inactive transglutaminase family protein has protein sequence MTSRIPFYISIFLLIVAGITLSMFRHTTYGVPWTPGETNQVWDIEARIEFNAVGKEAKVSLAAPHTQSNFTLIGESASSPGYGISYLNTDSGRRAEWSIRHADGPQTIYYKTQFLVDSQANVTSTPPEGDVVQPSFDGPEEAAALALIDRATKRSADNITFTRELIKTLNDPDSQNSALILNNMTKVEATHKLLSAAKIHNKVVGVIELEDGRRRQSIQHMNQIWDNNQWVLFSPESSEQQVQPNLLIWDESNVSLLDVVGGQNSKVHFSMIAQEVTPTEATNSKVSADQLLNLSIHSLPLEEQAMFKTIMLIPIGALIVVFLRVIIGLKTSGTFMPVLIAVAFVQTQLVTGIVGFLLIVGTGLVIRSYLSKLNLLLVARISAVIITVIMIISIFTVVAFKIGLTEGLSITFFPMIILSWTIERMSILWEEEGAKEVVLQGGGSLFTAVLVYLGMTNPFIQHLTFNFIGLQLVILATILLLGNYTGYRLTELRRFKPLAED, from the coding sequence ATGACGTCAAGAATTCCATTTTATATCTCAATTTTCCTGCTCATCGTAGCGGGTATAACACTGAGTATGTTCAGACATACAACCTACGGTGTACCCTGGACTCCAGGTGAAACTAATCAGGTTTGGGACATTGAAGCTCGTATCGAATTCAATGCAGTGGGCAAAGAAGCAAAAGTTTCACTAGCCGCACCTCACACACAGTCTAACTTTACACTTATCGGCGAGTCAGCTTCATCACCAGGCTACGGCATTTCATACTTGAATACAGATTCAGGTCGCCGTGCTGAGTGGTCAATTCGTCACGCAGACGGTCCGCAGACTATCTACTACAAGACACAGTTCTTAGTCGATAGCCAAGCGAACGTTACCTCAACACCTCCAGAAGGTGATGTGGTTCAACCAAGCTTTGATGGTCCTGAAGAAGCCGCGGCCCTTGCTTTGATTGACAGAGCAACCAAGCGCTCAGCAGACAACATCACCTTTACTCGTGAGTTAATCAAAACGCTTAACGATCCAGACAGCCAAAACTCAGCGCTGATTCTGAATAACATGACCAAAGTCGAAGCGACACACAAGCTACTTTCTGCCGCTAAAATCCACAACAAAGTCGTCGGTGTTATTGAACTGGAAGACGGACGTCGTCGCCAATCAATCCAACACATGAACCAAATTTGGGATAATAACCAGTGGGTTCTATTCTCTCCTGAATCTAGCGAGCAGCAAGTTCAACCAAACCTGCTAATTTGGGATGAATCAAATGTATCTCTATTAGACGTGGTTGGCGGTCAGAACAGTAAAGTTCACTTCTCTATGATAGCTCAGGAAGTTACTCCAACTGAAGCAACCAACAGTAAAGTATCAGCGGATCAACTGTTAAACCTTTCCATTCATAGTCTGCCGCTAGAAGAGCAAGCGATGTTTAAAACCATCATGCTGATTCCTATCGGGGCTCTGATTGTTGTGTTCCTACGTGTCATCATAGGTCTTAAGACTTCTGGTACGTTCATGCCCGTTCTGATTGCCGTGGCATTCGTTCAAACACAGTTGGTTACCGGTATTGTTGGCTTCCTACTGATTGTCGGTACCGGCCTTGTAATACGAAGTTACTTATCCAAACTCAACCTATTGCTCGTGGCCAGGATATCCGCCGTAATTATTACAGTAATTATGATTATCTCGATATTTACTGTAGTCGCGTTTAAAATCGGACTTACAGAAGGCCTATCAATTACGTTCTTCCCAATGATTATCTTGTCTTGGACTATCGAACGTATGTCTATCCTTTGGGAAGAAGAAGGGGCGAAAGAGGTAGTGCTACAAGGTGGTGGTTCTCTATTTACCGCGGTGCTTGTTTATTTAGGTATGACTAACCCGTTCATTCAACACTTAACGTTCAACTTTATTGGTTTACAGCTTGTTATTCTAGCGACCATCTTGTTACTAGGTAACTACACAGGCTACCGCCTAACTGAGCTTCGTCGCTTTAAACCGCTAGCGGAGGACTAA
- a CDS encoding ATP-dependent zinc protease family protein gives MFKRLSPIVAVGLLSGCTLTSGATYHQETLDAISRSETNIANKVQNLELQISNQSDYIESLEDEITTLSSQLDVHLTSMEHRVIDELKEADPVAVVAAPIAPTSQPTILGGIEKVSIDSIKQSFDARVDTGATTSSLNAVDIKEFERNGKDWVKFHLADKAQAKEDQKWIEAPVVRFVKIRQSTNDQTERRAVIELWVKVGKIHEKAQFTLADRSQMSHPVLLGREFIKDIALVDVSKRYVQTEVK, from the coding sequence ATGTTTAAGCGATTATCGCCTATCGTGGCGGTTGGTTTGCTCTCTGGTTGCACCCTCACGAGCGGTGCTACCTACCATCAAGAAACTCTCGACGCTATTTCCCGCTCAGAGACAAACATCGCAAACAAGGTTCAAAATCTTGAACTGCAGATAAGTAATCAAAGTGACTATATTGAAAGCTTAGAAGACGAAATCACGACTCTTTCTAGCCAATTAGATGTCCACCTAACCAGCATGGAACACAGAGTTATTGATGAACTAAAAGAAGCTGACCCTGTTGCAGTTGTAGCCGCACCTATCGCTCCAACCTCACAACCAACTATTCTAGGCGGTATTGAAAAAGTATCGATCGACTCTATCAAGCAAAGCTTCGATGCTCGTGTTGATACTGGCGCAACCACCTCTTCTTTAAATGCTGTCGACATCAAAGAATTCGAACGTAATGGTAAAGATTGGGTTAAGTTCCATTTGGCAGATAAAGCACAAGCAAAAGAAGACCAAAAATGGATTGAAGCACCCGTTGTTCGTTTTGTGAAAATTCGCCAATCAACCAATGATCAGACAGAACGTAGAGCTGTGATTGAATTATGGGTGAAAGTTGGAAAAATCCATGAAAAAGCGCAATTTACATTGGCGGATCGCTCTCAAATGAGTCACCCTGTATTACTAGGGCGCGAATTTATCAAAGACATAGCGCTAGTAGATGTAAGTAAAAGATACGTACAAACGGAAGTTAAATAA
- the cmoB gene encoding tRNA 5-methoxyuridine(34)/uridine 5-oxyacetic acid(34) synthase CmoB, with product MFNFANFYQLIAQDTRLQPWLNVLPQQLTDWKNAEHGDFDRWIRALNKIPESVPDQVDLKNSVTIGSSTPFHTGELKKLESLLKTFHPWRKGPYTVHDIHIDTEWRSDWKWDRVLPHISPLKNRSVLDVGCGNGYHMWRMLGEGARLTVGIDPSHLFLVQFEAIRKLMGDDQRAHLLPLGIEQLPKLEAYDTVFSMGVLYHRRSPLDHLIQLKDQLVSGGELVLETLVIEGDENAVLVPVDRYAQMRNVYFFPSARALKRWLEQVGFEDVRIVDENVTTIGEQRTTDWMTHNSLPDYLDPNDPSKTVEGHPAPRRAILVATKP from the coding sequence ATGTTTAATTTTGCCAATTTTTATCAACTCATTGCCCAAGACACTCGCCTTCAGCCGTGGCTTAATGTTCTTCCTCAACAGCTGACAGATTGGAAAAATGCAGAGCATGGTGACTTCGACCGTTGGATACGTGCACTAAACAAGATCCCAGAAAGTGTGCCAGACCAAGTTGACCTGAAAAACTCAGTAACGATTGGCAGCTCTACACCGTTTCACACTGGCGAGCTTAAAAAACTAGAAAGCTTGTTGAAGACCTTCCACCCATGGAGGAAAGGGCCTTACACCGTTCACGATATTCATATCGATACGGAGTGGCGCAGTGACTGGAAATGGGACCGTGTACTTCCGCATATTTCACCGCTTAAAAACCGTTCTGTACTCGATGTAGGTTGCGGTAATGGTTACCACATGTGGCGTATGTTAGGTGAAGGAGCTCGTCTGACCGTAGGTATCGATCCTTCCCACCTTTTCTTGGTTCAGTTTGAAGCTATCCGTAAGCTGATGGGCGATGATCAACGCGCTCACCTTTTACCTTTAGGTATTGAACAACTGCCAAAGCTAGAAGCTTACGACACTGTGTTCAGCATGGGTGTGCTTTACCACCGCCGTTCACCGCTCGATCATTTGATCCAATTGAAAGACCAGTTGGTATCTGGTGGCGAGTTAGTGCTTGAAACGTTAGTGATTGAAGGTGACGAAAACGCTGTACTTGTGCCTGTTGACCGCTACGCGCAAATGAGAAACGTGTACTTCTTCCCATCTGCTCGTGCACTGAAACGCTGGCTTGAGCAAGTTGGGTTTGAAGACGTTCGAATCGTTGATGAAAATGTCACGACTATTGGTGAACAACGCACAACAGATTGGATGACACACAATTCTCTTCCAGATTACTTGGACCCGAATGATCCAAGTAAAACAGTTGAAGGTCACCCAGCACCAAGACGTGCGATTCTAGTAGCGACAAAGCCTTAA